DNA from Macrobrachium nipponense isolate FS-2020 chromosome 29, ASM1510439v2, whole genome shotgun sequence:
AAAGGTCGCTGGGTTTActgattaaatatacatataggatttgtttttttagtttaggAGTGAATTAAGAGGTATGcgtccaaactgggttaactaaaggtaggtcaacataccaattttccacAAAGGCTAAGCCGCCATATTATCGGACGGCTGATTTACGCCAACGGTCATTCGTTAgcaagcggtttcgtcttttaacgtttaacttacttatttaagatataatacactgttttctttaccttatctaaattttgagcccttttacgtagttaggctattgtaatattggagtttgtgagaattgaTTAGGCACAGACCAGATTCGAACAATTTTAACAAGGGTTTATATTAATTGTATGGCGTAGTAGAAAAAATTTGGTCAAATTAGGTTCTGTCTGGTTACTTAGCATTCACTTGGGATTAGTTTACCTTAAGTTTTTACTTTAACCGGCCAAACTGAACTGCCCTGGGAATTTTTAGGCCTTTGGTTTGTAATTTATTGCATAGGTCCTTATtaagttaatttgcatttacCTAAGTTACTCTTAcctgaatttaactagcctacttaaactttacaaagcaattattaaaaTCCTTGGATTTTCTGGcaaagtctgaaaacacgttgggcgcacggaagaattgtgagcttaacagcccgttttataccatttactatattactagagaacactcagtggaaggaattactctcgtaattttgtagagtatattccttcaatcttcccactgttgtccagggatttttttttttttttttttttttgctttgtaccTTTTAAACTCAATTAGCATATTCCTTCCAACTTTATGAGGAAACCTGCAAGGATCTATGCACAAGCACTGCTGACCTAATTCAAAGGGCAAGTGATGTTGAGTCCTCGACCTTGGAGGCATATCGTCTTAGGCTAGAGTCTCAaataaagaagtatgaagaaCTCAACTTCAAGTACTTAGTTCAACTTGGAGAAGAAGGGTTCTCTGAGCAAACCTCTGATAGAAACACAGCCTCACTGCAAAGTGCGTCATGCCAACCAAATCATCATGCAAAGCGCCAAAGTTTTGGAGAAactaaaaatcatttgcatggaaGCCAAACCCCAGAGTATTGCAACAGAGTTTAGGCCATTGCATAAAGTTAAGTTGCCGTCTTTATCACTACCAGAATTTGAAGGGATCGATGGAGAATGGGCCCCCTTTTGGGATATTTTCGAGTCTAACTATCACTCTCGTCCAGACTTGAGAGCTGTTGACAAATTTAATTTGAAGCTCTAGCTCTGATTAAAAATATCCTTGTcacaaatgaaaactatttagacGCCATTGACATGTTGAAGAAAACTTATGCTGATCCACAGAAAATAACCTCATCTCTAATTTGTCAAGTAGCAGGCCTGCCTAAGCCTTCTGCAGATCTGGATTCACTACATGGCTTCCGGGCTAAACTTGAACAATATGTTAGaggcatagaaagaaacaaatcTAATTCGGATCACTGTAGTACCTGGATACTTGGTCCTTTAGTTTTCCAAAAACTACCTGGGAAGGTGAAAGAACAAATCCAAAACAAGTGTGGATGGGACTATCCCTCACTCCTAGATATAAGAGAGGGGCTAGGAATGATAATCCTGACCTTGTCTTCTTCAGATTTTGAACCCAGGGATAAGAATAAGGATTACTCCCATAGAAAACCCAAGCCTAACCAAAGTTCTAATAGACCAGGTAATCGGATCAAAACTCAGGTTAGTTCTTACACCCCTAAGAAACATGATGTTACGAATCTGAGTATTTCTGTCACTCAAGGTCAGCCTAATAAGACAGCTAGAACCCAAAGTTGTGTATTCTGTGATAGACCAGAACATAAAGCCTACCAGTGTGACAATTACAAGACCACGCAAGAGCGCATTTCAAGACTTACCGCACAAAATCGTTGCGTGAAATGCACTTCACCCAACCATAAGACAACAGATTGTCTTGTAAAGTTCCAGAAATGTCTGTCATGTAAAACTGGACTGCACCATTCAGCATTGTGCTCTGATTCCTCAACTGAAGTCTCTGCTGTGAACTATTGTGGAGACAATGACAGTGACAAAGACTAAGTCACAAACAAGTGGAATTCTCCCTACCACCTTAATGAAAGTGGTGTGTCCGCCCTCAGGCAACACCAAGGAACTTAGATCACTGTTTGATTCTGGGGCACAACACACCTTCATCACACAAGAGGCAGTAGAAGAGTGTAAACTTGAACGAGACAATCCTGTCCAACTGAGCATCAGTGGGTTCTGGGATACCAAAGAACCTAGAGAATATAGTACAGTCACTGTACCTGTCAGGGTAAACGATGACAGCCTTGTAACTTTAAAGGCTATTGTCGTACCTAAACTACCTCAGAGCGCTAGGCCTCGTGGACTCTGTAAGATAGTCTCTGAACTGAAGAGCAGGAATGTCACCCTAGCTGATCCTAACTTGTCAAGTAGTCAGATTGACCAGGTGAAACTGCTTGTTGGCATAGATCACTACTTTCACTTTATCCATTCTCCATAAGCAAACGGAGTGAACCTGATTGAGTCCTCCTTAGGAAATCTGGTCGCTGGTAAACTGCCTAGTAATGACACCCCTATCAGTACTCATTCTGTAAACTGTAATGAGACTGGCAGTTGATGAACCTTCCAAAGCTGCTCTAGAGATACCACTTGAGATGTCTGATAGCAAATTTGCTGAAGACCCCATCCAACATCTTTGGACCCTAGAATCAGTCGGAATTGTTGATCAAGATATGTGACCTGAGGATAAGTTTGTActggaagaattcaagaattccaTCAATATGGTTGAAGGACGATATGAGGTATCTCTCCCCTGGAAAGTCAATAAGAAACAACTCCCTACCAACTTAACACTCGAGGAAAGACTGAACAGCACTATTCACAAGctgaaacaaactaataaatatctGGAAATTTATGACCAGATCATCAAAGAACAACTGTCTCTCATCTTCATTGAAACAGTGCCAGAAGAAGACCACAAGTTGACAAATGTTCATTATTTACCCCATTTACCTGTGATTAAGGATTCAACTACAACGCccattcattttgtatttgatGCAAGTGCCCGGATGGACAAGCAGGCCCCTAGTCTGAATGATTGCTTATACTCTGGCCCATCCTTGACTAGTCATCTAACCGACTTGTTGTTGAAATTCCGTCTCGACCCATTTGCGGTATCAGCAGACATCAGCAAAGCCTTCTTACGGGTAGGTCTCCAACCTAGAGATCGTGATTTTACACGTTTCATCTGGCTAAAAGATCTTAACAATGAAAAGGACCTTCAAGCCTATAAATTTAGATCAGTTCTCTTTGGAGCCACCTGCTCGCCTTTTCTACTCCAGTCGACCTTGCAACATCACTTAGAAACCTAACCCACTTCACCTGAAGTTAGTTTCCTCATGACCAAATTTTATGTGGACAACTTAATTGGTTCCTTACCTACAACAGTCAGCCTCTACAGCCTTTACAAGGTTGCAAAGGAAGTTCTGTCAGATGCCAGAATGCCTTTAAGAGAATGGATCAGTAATGATCCAACCTTCAACGAAATGGTAACACAAGAAGGTGATGGAACAACAGAAGGCTCAGATCTTGTCAAAGTTCTAGGACTTCATTGGAACTATAAAACtgaccacttaagcataaaaccccCTACCTTTGAGGAAGCTCCGCTTACCAAACGGCTACTTTTGAGcaacctttcaaaagtatttgacCCTCTAGGATTGTTTGCTCCCATAATTGTATGAGCCAAAGTTCTTATACAAAAGGTCTGGAAACTATCTAAAAGGTGGGATGAGATTTTGCCACCAGAACTTCAAGAAGAGTGGTCGAAGATCAAGAAAGACCTTGAGAACATATCATATCAGGAATTCCCACGTTTCACAGCCAACAGAGGGACCAACTACTCTCTTCACATATTCTGTGATGCTAGTGAAAAGGCCTATGGGGCTGCAGCCTATTTGATGGACCAACACGAAGGTGCAATCCTGGTTTTCTCTAAAGCAAGAGTTGCCCCTCTCAAAAAGAAGAGCATTCCACAACTTGAGCTGACTACCAACTATAGTGCAGTCAAAATAGCTGACTACCTCAGAACCGTTTTCACACCAATGGTGTCAAGATTACTGACACTGTCATATGGTCTGACAGTAAAGTTGCCCTACACTGGATTCAGAACAACAAATCTAAAAACGTCTATGTCCGCAACAGGATGAATGAGATAAGTCAGGTCACTAAAGTGAGGTACCTCTATGTACCTGGTGAAGAAAACCCAGCAGACCTTGTTTCTAGAGGAATTTCCATGCAGCAGTTTAAGAAAAGTCAAATTTGGTTCCATGGCCCAAGTTGGCTCCCGAACCCAGAGATGTGGCCAGAGCAGACAGAAGTATCTACATGCTACCCACATGAAACACCTGAAGAAGTTTTAACTACAGTTGTCAGTGAAGAAGCTACTTGTCCCATAGAAATCCATAGGTTCGCTTCCCTTCCTAAACTTATAAATGTCACTGGGTTAGTAATTAAGTTCACTAGGCTCCTTAAACATACCATTGGGAATCGTAAAACTAAGAACTCGGGACCCATAAACTCTGAAAATGTCGAAGTACAGAACTCAGAAGCATTACGAATTCTTATTGGCTTCACAAAGAGTCAGTATTTTCCAGAGCAGTTGTCATACCTTAACAAGAATTCCCACAAAATTCCAACCAGAGTTAAATGCCTAGGCTTGTTCCTGGATGAGAGTGGACTTTTGCGATGCACTGGGAGACTAAAAAATGCGGACCACCTTCCATATAGCAGTAAATTTCATCTGCTTTTACCTCCAAATTCTCCTCTGACTGGACTTATAGTCATTCAAGCTcatgaaaatgttcttcatgcaGGCGTTCAAGACACAATTTGCAAGGTGAGAGAAGAATACTGGATACCAAGACTGAGACAGCGtgtcaagaagatgaaaacaaaGTGTCACCTATGTAACATTCTGGAAGGACCTGCCTTGTGCAGGCCTCCTCCGCCACCTCTACCAGCTTGCAGAATGAACAGTCTCCGGCTGTTTGAGGTGACCAGAATAGATTTGACTGGACAAATTCTTATCTGCAATCCAGCCACTAAAGAAATGGACAAGGTTTACATAGTCATGTTCACTTGTACCTCAACACAAGCTTGTCACCTGGAAGTGGTAAAAGACTTAACCAGCGCTGTTTTTCTCAATTCCTTCAGGCGATTCACTGCACGAAGATCTTGCCCTCGTCGAATGATTTCTGACAACGCCACTAACTTCAAAACTGGCTCTTCCTTGATTCAGTCTTTGTATGATGACACTGACGTACAGTCCACACTGACTAAGGAAAATTGTAAATGGACATTCATCATACCTAGGGCACCCCATCAAGGAGGCTTCTATGAGAGGATGGTTGGCAGTGTCAAATCAGCATTAAAGAAAGCTATATTCAAGAAGAGGAATAATTCTGACGAACTGAATACCATGGTCACTGAGATAGAGCGTCGTATTAACAATAGAACTCTTACATATGTGCATGCTACATCTCCAGATACCATCGATGCCCTTACCCCTTCTCACCTTTTGTATGGCTACGGGTTAAACTCGTTGCCCACTACCATAGACCGGGACTACCTGAATGACCCAGATTTTGAGCTTGACCACAAACAATGTAATGAGAGATTCAAGTCTGTATCTCAGGTAATACATGCATTCCAAGAACAGTGGGAGAAGGAATACTTGCAGTCCCTGAGAGATAGACACTATTTTAACAGGGATCCAACCCAACCGTTCCAAACTAAGATTAAAGTAGGAGATGTGGTGTTAGTACATAATGACACCACTCGTTGGATGT
Protein-coding regions in this window:
- the LOC135206301 gene encoding uncharacterized protein LOC135206301: MNEISQVTKVRYLYVPGEENPADLVSRGISMQQFKKSQIWFHGPSWLPNPEMWPEQTEVSTCYPHETPEEVLTTVVSEEATCPIEIHRFASLPKLINVTGLVIKFTRLLKHTIGNRKTKNSGPINSENVEVQNSEALRILIGFTKSQYFPEQLSYLNKNSHKIPTRVKCLGLFLDESGLLRCTGRLKNADHLPYSSKFHLLLPPNSPLTGLIVIQAHENVLHAGVQDTICKVREEYWIPRLRQRVKKMKTKCHLCNILEGPALCRPPPPPLPACRMNSLRLFEVTRIDLTGQILICNPATKEMDKVYIVMFTCTSTQACHLEVVKDLTSAVFLNSFRRFTARRSCPRRMISDNATNFKTGSSLIQSLYDDTDVQSTLTKENCKWTFIIPRAPHQGGFYERMVGSVKSALKKAIFKKRNNSDELNTMVTEIERRINNRTLTYVHATSPDTIDALTPSHLLYGYGLNSLPTTIDRDYLNDPDFELDHKQCNERFKSVSQVIHAFQEQWEKEYLQSLRDRHYFNRDPTQPFQTKIKVGDVVLVHNDTTRWMWKLARVIQLMPSSDGLVRIVKLQTGNGETTRSVDKLYPLEVSEPEDVYYCRCCGAKFRRRSKF
- the LOC135206299 gene encoding uncharacterized protein LOC135206299 → MLKKTYADPQKITSSLICQVAGLPKPSADLDSLHGFRAKLEQYVRGIERNKSNSDHCSTWILGPLVFQKLPGKVKEQIQNKCGWDYPSLLDIREGLGMIILTLSSSDFEPRDKNKDYSHRKPKPNQSSNRPGNRIKTQVSSYTPKKHDVTNLSISVTQGQPNKTARTQSCVFCDRPEHKAYQCDNYKTTQERISRLTAQNRCVKCTSPNHKTTDCLVKFQKCLSCKTGLHHSALCSDSSTEVSAVNYCGDNDSDKD
- the LOC135206300 gene encoding uncharacterized protein LOC135206300, with the protein product MVEGRYEVSLPWKVNKKQLPTNLTLEERLNSTIHKLKQTNKYLEIYDQIIKEQLSLIFIETVPEEDHKLTNVHYLPHLPVIKDSTTTPIHFVFDASARMDKQAPSLNDCLYSGPSLTSHLTDLLLKFRLDPFAVSADISKAFLRVGLQPRDRDFTRFIWLKDLNNEKDLQAYKFRSVLFGATCSPFLLQSTLQHHLET